The sequence ATGTCACCTCTACGAAGAAATGGAACCTTTTACCTATTTTTACTACTTGATTTTTCTTATGGGAATTATTGGAAGCTGTTTTGCACTGTGGGCATTCACACAGAAGGACCAGAAACAGAAGTGCATGAGCATCTACTTGATCAACCTCCTCACTGCAGATTTCCTGCTGACTTTGACACTGCCAGTGAAGATTATTGTTGACCTAGGAATTGCATCCTGGAATCTGAGAATATTCCACTGCCAAGTCACGGCCTGCTTCATCTATCTGAACATGTATTTATCAATCATATTTCTGGGATTTGTGAGCATGGATCGCTGCCTGCAGCTGATGCACAGCTCCAAGATCTACCGCATCCAGGAGCCTGGCTTTGCCAAGACCCTGTGTGCGGTGGTGTGGGCCATGGTTCTGCTCATCACCGTGCCCAACATGGCCATTCCCATCAAGCACATCGAGGAGCGGCCGGGCGTGGGGTGCATCGACTTCAAAACTAAATTCGGGAGGGACTGGCACGTGTTCACCAACTTCATCTGCACGGCGATATTCCTGAACTCCTCGGCGGTGATTCTGATCTCCAACTGCCTGGCGGTGCGGCAGCTGCGCCGGCACGGGCGCGGGGAGCACGGGGAGCAGGGCGGGCGCGCGCGGCAGGCGCTGGCACACATCCTGCTGGTGACAGGGGCCTACCTGCTGTGCTTCGTGCCCTACCACGCCGTGCGCATCCCCTACACGCTGAGCCAGGGCAGCGCCAGCGCCAGCTGCCCCCTGCGACGGGTGCTCTTCAAGGCCAAGGAGGCCACGCTGCTCTTCGCCGTCTCGAACCTCTGCCTCGACCCCGTGCTCTACTACCACCTGTCCAAGGCCTTCAGGCTGAAATTCACTGAGACCTTCGCAGCCCCCAAGGAGACAAAGGCGCTCACAGCCACAgagacagcacagcagagccaagagcagccctgcagccctgcccgtgaaacagcagcagagccaagggcagagctgcagccctgcccgtgaaacagcagcagagccaagggcagagctgcagccctgcccgtgaaacagcagcagagccaagggcagaactgcagccctgcccgtgaaacagcagcagagccaagggcagaactgcagccctgcctgtgaaacagcagcagagccaagggcagccctgcctgtagaacagcagcagagccaagggcagccctgcagccctgcccatgaaacagcagcagagccaagggcagagctgcagccctgcctgtgaaacagcagcagagccaagggcagagctgcagccctgcccgtggaacagcagcagagccaagagcagccctgcagccctgcctgtgaaacagcagcagagccaagggcagagctgcagccctgcccgtgaaacagcagcagagccaagggcagagctgcagccctgcccgtgaaacagcagcagagccaagggcagagctgcagccctgcccatgaaacagcagcagagcagagcccacctgcatcactggcagctgctgggggactgcagctgtggcagcactgctggcagcacttcTGATGAGCCCAGGCAGGAGGAAAACACCAGCAAGGAGCACCTCTCGCT comes from Agelaius phoeniceus isolate bAgePho1 chromosome 10, bAgePho1.hap1, whole genome shotgun sequence and encodes:
- the GPR171 gene encoding G-protein coupled receptor 171 encodes the protein MSSNISECHLYEEMEPFTYFYYLIFLMGIIGSCFALWAFTQKDQKQKCMSIYLINLLTADFLLTLTLPVKIIVDLGIASWNLRIFHCQVTACFIYLNMYLSIIFLGFVSMDRCLQLMHSSKIYRIQEPGFAKTLCAVVWAMVLLITVPNMAIPIKHIEERPGVGCIDFKTKFGRDWHVFTNFICTAIFLNSSAVILISNCLAVRQLRRHGRGEHGEQGGRARQALAHILLVTGAYLLCFVPYHAVRIPYTLSQGSASASCPLRRVLFKAKEATLLFAVSNLCLDPVLYYHLSKAFRLKFTETFAAPKETKALTATETAQQSQEQPCSPARETAAEPRAELQPCP